The genomic stretch aatatatgaatatttgaagATATTAAACATTTCTGGTTTCCATGGTTAAAGGATTCTCTTTGTAAACTGCAGCTGCATCAAACTGTAACTGCTGAAGATCTGGAATCCGCATGCATTGATTAGGAGCTGGTTTGATTTTTCTCAGCTAAATATAGATTATAGTGACAACTTGACTAGGCAGGAATGTGCTTTCAATTTGTCTATGCCTTACAATATGCACAATGCGATTCTCCATCAATAATTTCTCTGTTAAATATGGCTtgattctctttctttttcttttgctttttGATTGAATAAGTGTTTAAGTTATGCTTTCCACCAGTAAGACAAGTGGACCTACTAGCGCGAAAATTTGAATGAAAAGTAGTCGAAGTCCGCGGTCCATAGCTCTAGAAGAAATAGTGGCCGGCTCTTTAGTATAGATGCATTAAGCTTACTGCTCCACTGTTAAGATGGATAACCGAGAGGGAAGAAGCGATAGACATGGTTGTGATTAGTTTTCTGTGTAGTATTGATCGAATGGAGCAACTCTCTTAATATAGAGAGTTGCCCTAAATTACATATGGAAGAAGATCCCCTAATTATGATTGTATCAATcatatcaattacatattaatCTCATGATTCATTCCCTAATCACAATTATTTTCTTTCCatattctaacactccccctcaagctaagTAACGGCATCTCCGATGCTTAGCTTGTCTAGTACTTCTTCAAACATCCTTGCATTGACTGCTTTGGTTAGAATGTCTGCCAGTTGGTCTTCCGAGCGAACGAAGGGTAGCTCAATGATTCCTTTTTCTatcttctccttgatgaagtggcGGTCGATCTCCACATGTTTTGTTCGATCATGTTGGACTGGATTTTCGGCTATGCTGATTGCTGCTTTGTTGTCACAGAATAGTTTGCTTTTCTGAGTGGGTGGAAAGCCAACCTCGGTCAACAGTCGCCGTATCCATAGGATTTCAGTGATTCCGCTCTTTACCCCTCGGAATTCTGCTTCAGCGCTAGAAAGTGCCACTACTTTCTGTTTTTTGCTCCTCCAAGTGACGAGGTTATCGCCTATGAATGTGAAGTATCCTGCAGTTGACTTTCGGTCGATCGGATTACTCGCCCAGTCAGCATCAGTGTATCCTGAGACTTCTAAGTGTCCTCCATTCTTCAGTAAAACTCCATACCCTACTGTACCCTTCAGGTATCTCACCACCCTCATTGCTGCATTCATGTGCTCCTCTTGTGGGTTGTGCATAAACTGGCTTATCACCCCAACAGCATAGGCTATATCTGGTCGGGTATGGGCTAGGTAGATTAGCTTCCCGACTAGGCGTTGATAACGCTCTCTGTCTGTGGTCCGtgctccttcttctatcttCAGTCCATGATTCTGTACCATAGGCGTCTCGGCAGGCTTGCAGTCAAGTAAGCCGGTTTCTGTTAGAAGATCGAGCACATATTTCTTTTGTCGTAGGAATATGCCCTTTTTAGATCTTAGTACTTCAATTCCGAGGAAATATTTCAGCGCtcccagatccttcatctcaaattctttgaacaAGTTTGCTCTTAGCTCCTCGATCTCTTCTGTATCATtccctgtaataatcatgtcatccacatatataAGGAGACACGTTATTTTGTTACCTACTCTCTTAAGGAATAGAGTATGGTCTGAGTTACTCTGCTGGTAGCCATACTTCTCCATTGCTTGACAGAACCTTCCAAACCATACCCTTGGGGACTGCTTTAAGCCATATAGGGTTTTCTTCAGCCGACAGACTTGTCCCGGTGCAAACTCATCTGAGTATCCCGGAGGAActtccatgtatacttcttcttccttctttaaTTCTCCGTGGAGGAAAGCATTGGTGACATCAAATTGGTGAAGTGGCCAATTCTGATTTGCGGCAACAGTCAGTAGGACTCTCACAGTACTCATTTTCGCCACAGGTGAGAAAGTTTCAGCATAGTCTACCCCATAGGTCTGGGTGTATCCTTTTGCGACCAATCTAGCTTTGTACCTCTCGATGGATCCATCGGCTCGCCTTTTGATCGTAAAGATCCACCTGCATCCAACGGGTCTCTTCCCTTCCGGCAATGCACACTTCTCCCAAGTATTGTTCTTTAGCAAGGCGTCCATTTCTCGTTTCATGGCATCCCTCCAATGTTTATGCTTCATTGCTTCTTCCACAGAGTGCGGAATATCCTCTTCATACAATGCTGCTTCAAAAACCTTCGCCATTTCAGTCATATGAGCTTTTACGGAATTCACAATGGAGTATTGTGTCTTTCGTCCCTTCCAATCCGGGGAGTATTTCTTTGGTGGTATTCCCCTGGTGCTTCTTGGCGGTAGAACCCGTGGTTGCTCACCTGTGCTTGCTTCTGGTTCTTTGCTGTGATCATGGTTAGTTTCAAGCCGAAGAGTTTCACTAGGGTTAGAAACTTCTCTTACCTCAGGAATATCGGCCGGGGATTGTATTGCAACGATGTCACTGAAGTTGATGGACTCATCTTGAGTATCAGAGACATGCTCGGTGGTAATGCTAACCTCCTCTGTTGGGTCCTCTTCCCGATCAGGACTTGGCTTATGACCAGGATTCGGATTTGGGATCAGATTCGGATTTGGGCTCGGGTTTATAATAGGATTAGGAAGCAAACTTAGTGGGTCAATCTCAGTTTCTGGTTCtttctccccctgaccgctaagttGGTGGTAAAAGTATTCATTTTCTACGAAGTCACAATTCATCGTGACAAACATCCGTTTGGATTTTGGGTCATAGCACCGGTACCCCTTTTGATGCATTCCATATCCCACAAACACTCCTTTTATCGCACATGGTGAAAGCTTGGTTCGTTCAATTTTGGGAATGTGGATGAAGACAGAGCATCCAAAAATTTTTGGGTCAAGTGTGAGAGGTAATGGGAGTTCTGTATGGGATGATAGGACTTGAATGGGTGTTTTCCTGTCAAGGCCTTTTGTTGGGAGACGGTTTAGAGTGTAAGCTGAGGTAGCTAGGGCTTCGGGCCAAAAAGATTTTGGGACCTTGGAATCAATTAGGAGAGCTCTAGTCATTTCGAGTAGTTTCCTATTTTTTCTTTCGGCTACCCCGTTTTGTTCAGGTGTGTGAGGACAGGTGGTTTGGTGTATAAGACCATTTTTAGCAAAGAACTGTTGCATCTGGCTATTGACATATTCTCCCCCGTTATCGGACCTAAGTATTTGGATGTTTTTCTTATATTGAGTTTGGACAAAGGTGTAAAACAGGACGAATTTTTCAAAGACTTCTGATTTGGACTTTAAAAAATAGACCCATGTCATACGTGAGCAATCATCAATAAAGAGCAAGAAATACTTAAAACCTCCACCACCCATAACTGGTGCAGGCCCCCAAATATCAGAATGAATAAGGGAAAAAACATGATCCACACGGGTATTATTAATTCTAAACGAGTGTCTGTGGCTCTTTGCCAGAAAACAAGTATCACAGTTCAAATGAGAAATTTTATCAAATCTAGGAAATAAGGTTTTAAGATACCCTAAAGATGGGTGTCCTAGTCGCCGGTGCCATAGCCAAGCCTGTCGGTCTGTGGATCCGTGAGTCAGCAACACACTACtctgttgagctatctcgtccacatagtagagtccttctcgttcagtgccacgcccaacaaTCGTCcccgtccgaatatcctgtaacATACAAAATGAGGGTTGCATCAACAAAGTACAATTAAGCTCCTTTGTAACATGACTGACTGATAGCAGCTTGTGAGACAAGGACGGAACGTATAAACAATTTGAGATACTCAGAGTGGGCAAAATTTTAATTGTTCCTGCTCCTTGAACTGGAAGTAATTCCCCATTAGCTGTCTGAACATAGCTTTTCTTGGATTTAGTGATTTCAGTAAAATCAGCGATGTCAAATGACATAGTGTCAGTTGCTCCGCAGTCAAAAATCCAGTCCCTGTCTATATGCGGTTTTTCGGAAGTAAGGCATGCAGTAGAGAGTGTTTCAAGTACAGACAAACTATTTTTGCACTGAATTTTTGGGTTAATTTCCGAAAAAGAATTAGATGTGGGTCTTTTTCCAATAATATGTGAGTAATGGGGCGCATTGTCTAATTTCGGATTATCCAGGGACCTGGCAGAAAGGATATGGGGTGTCTGGCATAATTCATTAGAAGCAAAGGGTGTATTATGTGATAATGGCAAAGTTCGGGGTGTATTGAATGAGGAACCTGATTTTGAGGGGCTTAATTGCAAAATTCTCCCTCTTTTACCTTGGCAAGCCCTAGCCTTCGCCATTTCTTCCCCTGTCTGCGCCGATGACTCACCTCCTCCCTCGATTTCGCCGGGTCTGGTACTGGTGCTACCCGCCGTGCAAGCGGTGCCGGAAGCCCGGTCACCACCGGCTGGTATGGTTGTCCCTATCCCTCCTCGGCGGTTGCCATTTCGCGCAGCTCTCTTCCGCTTCATCTCgtcccaccactccgggtaCCCAACGAGGAGGAAGCACTGGTCTTTTGTGTGCTTTCTCCACAATGGCTGCAGATCAGTTTGTTTCGAGCGTCGTCTGCCTGTCGCTCTTCTCCTCGGAAAGGGGTCTGCCCCGGCCGTCCTCCGCCGCGCGAAGCGAGACCCGTCCCGATTCCGCCACTGGGTTGAGATTCTCTTCCTTCGGCAACCTGGGGTTTGAGTACTCCGTTGTTTGTTGCTTCGCGCCGGACGGTCGCGTAGGCGTCCCGGACTGAAGGGAGGGGCTCCCGCTTGAGAATTTCTCTCCGGGTCACTTCGTGTTCGTCGTTAAGTGCCATTAGGAATTGGAAGAGCCTGGTCTCTTGTCTCTCTCGGTTGTAGACCATGATATCCTCCGGGTCCTTCATTGGGTTTGGCTTCTTTCTGTCAATCGACATCCAAAGGCTTTGGAGTCGATTCCACAGCTGTTCAAGGGTCATTTCGCCCTGTTTGATGTTGCTTGCTTTCCGGTGTAAGTCGTAGACTTGGAGTGAGTCTCCTCCACTGCCGTATGTCACGGCTAGTCCCTCCCAGAGCTCTCGAGCCGTTGGGTATTGCGATACCTCATTCACGAGTTCGGGTTCcatgttgttgatgatccaCCCGAACACGCAGTGATCCAATTTTTGCCATGTCTCGTGGCTGGGATCTGTTTCTGCCGGAGGTTCCGAATCCTTCGAGATATGAGAGGTTAAGCCTTTTCCCCCGATTGCACGTTTGATGAGGTTCGCCCACAGTGGGTAGTTGTCTCCCGATAACTTGGTTGAGACGACTACTTCACCGAGGTTGTCTGTGTTTACCGTCGTCTGCCGTGGGGGGATTGGCACGGTCTGGAGGTGTCGGAGGAATTCTGCAAACTTCAttgtgatgtcgtccgagaagtTCACCATCGAACTCTTATTCTCGTTTTCTGATTCTGACATCGCTCTTTTTCTGATGATTGCAGGTTTCTGCCTCTTAGCCGGGGTTCGAGATTGGTATTTGGACGATGATGATGTTATATTCTGAGTCCATATTGCTCAAcctgctctggtaccatgttaAGATGGATAACCGAGAGGGAAGAAGCGATAGACATGGTTGTGATTAGTTTTCTGTGTAGTATTGATCGAATGGAGCAACTCTCTTAATATAGAGAGTTGCCCTAAATTACATATGGAAGAAGATCCCCTAATTATGATTGTATCAATcatatcaattacatattaatCTCATGATTCATTCCCTAATCACAATTATTTTCTTTCCATATTCTAACATCCACTACGTTTATCTATTCTCAATTCCTTTGAAGCATATCTTAAATTGTTTACAAATAATTGTGACTTCATGCAATGGATGAAGCCACTTTGATGCAAATATTATAATCAACATCTATAGGCTGTGTGTGTGTGAAGGAGATGAATGTGTGGGGTTGAGACGAGGAGATCCTCTGTTTGAAATTCTCATTCCATCTCCTATTCCAACTACAGGATTCCCGCTGTGTATTTAAAAATATCCTTACATTTTGCTCGTAATTTCTGGAAGGCCGACAGTTGGAGTAGGAGATTGAATATTATTTTGGAACAAAGGATCTCGACTGTCTCCGGAGGCAGGGAATCCATTCCAGACGCAGGGGCTGACTCGAATCCATTTGCATGGTTGTTGAGCACTACTGCATTTTTATATGTTGTGAGAGtatctgtgttgtgtgtgatgCTTCTGAATATATTAGACATATCATTGCCCAGAAAAAAACCGTGACATAATTGGGAGTGGGATTCGTCTAACTATATTTTGCCATCCTACTTAAATACACGCCTTAATAATACACTTATATATTAGTACTAATTCATTATTAAATGAAATATCTTAACCAATTCAAGCCgtttgtataaaataaaatgccaCTTTTTGGCATCTCCATCCACATTAAATCATCTTTATGATTACGTACGTAATCACATACATGTATTTAGCTGGAAATGTAAAGTAAAGTAGTCCAACTTTGGATGCTATGAGATAGGAGTAGTAATTATCTATTCACACGCACATTTTATTCGATACAATCACACACACATAAGCAATTATTCTTTTTCCATTGCCTTTCGCCGTTATTTCCCAAACCAAATTTcagaataattaaataaaagatattCCTTGTCTTTTAAGAGTTCCCTATACGTATAAATATGAGGGACTCCAACCAAATCCATACCAAACAATCAAATTCACAACTCTTTAACTCATAAACAACATCCTTTTCTTCATCTCTTTCTTCTGATAATTAATTTGTTTCAACTTAGAAATGGCCTCCAACACCACCCCTCATCATTCTGGAAACTCTTCACTAAAATTCACCAAGGTACAAACACATTCTATACATtctttattagtagtatttaagtgtgtgcatatatatatatatatatatataaacctTGATGTGTGTAGGGTGCTCAAGGAATGAAGATTTATCCTAGAAACTTCAACATTGTATGGGGAAACGACACTCGCTATTGGAACGTACCAAAAAACAcgtgagtttttttttctttctcatactatcatataaaatagaaactattttaaaaaattaaaatttttttttggtggTGGTGTAGTGATTTGGCGGCGGAGCTTTGTCAAGTGAGCTGGCTGGAGGTGACTGGCGGCGTGGTGGGAACAAAGGCGGCAAAGAGCTATGAAGTAGGGTTTAGCGTGTCGTTGAATCCGGACGCATTTGGGTGGGGAAAATACCCGATTTATATCATGATTAAGAGAGGGAATGAAGAGAAGGCTACATGGACTAAGATTATGATTAACCCTAATCAGAAAGGGCAGTTTGAGATTAAAGGGAGATTGGTGATAGGATCCGATCATCAAATCGAAGGTTCGGATGATGGGAAGCTCAGCTTCGGGTTGTACGAGGTTTGGAGTGGGAAGTGGAAGGGAGGTCTCAAGATTCACCATGCATATGTGAAGGAGTGTTGATTTGATCATAATTTTTATGAGGGTTGATATCTTTTGTATTGGTTTGGCaattacttcatttcatttgatGATGTTTTGTATCTTCATATAGAGATTGATGGATGTGTAATTTCTAATATCTATTAAAAGGTTGATCATTTTATTGTTATATTTTGGTGAATTATTGATTTCTCCTTCAATTATGCTTGGATCGTGCATGTATGTTGTATATGcgaaatttctttttttgtatCGAATATGACGATCGATGTCATATTCATATTTAGTttatactaatttttttcaGTCACAAATTCGTCATTTCAGTGCTATACAAATACTTGAAAAGTTTTAGGACAATGAATAATTGAATAACATAGAATTTATGAATTTGTACACATGTATTTTTATTGAAATGATCAAgattcaaaataaaagaaatctATTCATTGAAGGGTGAAAATGACTAAAGGTGATGTTTCTATCCTAATTCCAAAGTGGTACGGATTGGTTTTCTTGAAATGACGAAAGGGAATATAACTTTTTATTGAAGATAACAAAGCATAACAAAACTTTTTTTGCAAggacaaaaaattaattatctgTATACATATTTCAAATGAGAATAAGTTGTCATATTTGATGATGATCCATGTAAAGGGAAAGCAGAATCCGAttccaataaataaattaattaaaagggAGAGAAGGTTCTACAGTTTTTGTAGCAGtatttttttcagaaaaataacataaaagaaacaaaattggGTCAAACTAATTAAATGTCTCAGATCGGGTACTGATAAATATACATACATAAACGAACTTTTTCAacattttacattaaaaatcaatttataaatataaattaacttaaaataaattacatgcTAATCATTTCATcacaatttaagaaaatattaaaattttaaattaaatatcaacatttttaaaaaaagtattattttaattgattattatataattatttcaaatcAAGCTCAAAATCATGTAAAAATTTGTTATAAATTATccatataaatttttttatattgctatataataatatacactaacaacaaaataatttaaaatttagaaatattaTGTAATAAATCTACactttatgtacatttatctatATTCTATCTTTTAAATGTGAGACGTAGTAAAATGTAGTGAAATCTAGTGTGAGTGAGGCACAGTTAAATATTAATATGTGAATTTAAACATAatcaaacacaaataaatttatGAGTTTTAGACagaaataaaatgcaaattagAATCTTACCGGCTAACTTCCCAAATGACCTCATTGAGAATCTCTCCAAAATTCTAACTACTGTTAGTACTCTACATACCCATTATCGAATCTCTCTAGTTGTAGAATCTTTGAGTTTGAATTATGCTACATAATTGTGGTAGCAGCCacttattctctctccaattgTAGATCGTTAGTTTTAACGGCACACAAGAATTGACTTATAAAACATTACAGTAAATTTTGTGACATATCTTAAATTCAATTATCATTATTAATATATTCTTTATCAAGAAATTAGCACTTGAGGATTGAAAGTATAAATTATCCTTGGTTAAAAAGAAACTGATGATAGTCCTTGAATAAATTCTAGTCTATACATATTTCgctactaatattaaatatttgatCAAAATGAACGTGTCCATTGTATCCAAGCTGGTATATATTcctattttgaaaatataacatATTCTTTCGGATACGATTACTTACCCTCGTTGAATGTTGGAATTTAGTGTAGGAATTAATTTAGTAGTTCTATTCATGAATGTATTCCAATTCTCTTTGTTAATTGGTTATTTAGTTAAACTCCAACAACTATTACTATCTCCCTCCGTTTTTCAACGAAGATTATCTCGTTCAGTAATATTttatacaatattattttgtacGTTACGTGAGAATATcgaaataaagaaaatggtgtttccatttttttaaaatgatatcattatCCCTACAAACTGAAAATGAAAGAGCATCATTTTTATtagggacaaatggagtatgaTTTAAGTACCAAATGCAAGctagtttttataattaaaaagtaCCAAATGCAAGctagtttttataattaaatcaacGATCCTATGAGTCATAATTAAATCATTACTCAAGTAAAAATATGCTCTATTCTTTTCAAAgataaatactactagtactactactttttttctttttaaaaagtaTTGCTCCATTCCTCCCCTCAAAATATAGAAAGCAGTGCTCTCCATTCTTTACGACTCTATATAAAACCAATTTCTTTTGTTGAAAATTATTACGAATAACTATATCCTTACGCATGTCAATCTCTCAATATTccaaaatagtttttttttcatcttttttttactttatttcccCTTTAGCCCATTAAAAGTCGAGACAAAGATTCTACTATATTCTAGAAACAGTAAACAACTGTCATTAAAAAAGCGAATATAATTATcaagaattaaaataaatccACCGACGttcccaaaaaaaattaactacaaAATGAGGTAATAATTTTCGAAGCTTCGTCTTCTTACATCGTTTGCTATATAATATACATCTTGCAACATCATACTAAAACTCATTTCTGTCTTAAACTTTGAATTTCATCTGATTTCGAACTATCTTTACTTTTTCTTCAAcaatttgtttggattttgaaaATGGCTTCCAACTCAAGCCCACACCATTCAGGAAACTCTTCACTTAAATTCCCCAAGGTAAGCAAAATAACAcattcttctctctttctctctcttcatgtaaacatacataaatttattttatgtgtgTGTTTTTCTATAAATAAGGATGTGAAGACGATGATAATTCCACCTAAGGCTCTCAACATTGTTTGGGGCAACGACAATCGATATTGGACCGTGCCCGAAAAAGAgtgagtagtattatttaaatttattacatTTAGCGACTGCGAATTTCTTTggtcataaaataaataaatatataatggtGTGGTTTTGCAGGGGTTTGCCAGCGCTTGCAGAACTGCACCAAGTGAGTTGGCTAGAGGTGACAGGAGTCGTGGACGACACGAATCCCAACAAGAACTGTGAGGTAGGGTTTCGCGTCTCGTTGAATCCGGACGCGTTCGGGTGGGGGAAGTATCCGATCTACATGATGATcaagaaggggaccaagatcTCATGGACCAAGATCAACATAACCCCTAATCAAAAGGGGGAGTTTGAGATAAAAGGGAGATGGATGAAAGCCGATCAACAAACCCAAAACAACGTTAATAGTAGCGATCGAAAGGTCTTCTTCGGgttgtacgaagtttggagtggAAAGTGGAAGGGAGGCCTCAAGATTCACTCTGCATATGTCAAAGAGTTGCCAtgaacaaacacacacacacacacactaagaAATAAAGTTTTTTTGGGAATAAATAAAGTTTGTTTAACATGATGGTGTGCAGTGTTTTTTATGTAATAATCGATTGGTTATTTTCTACTTACCTACTTCTTATGCATGTGATGCAATGGTGACGAAACATTGTTCTTGTTTATTTGTTACTACTATATTGTGTTTTTATGTATTGTTTGGCAACCAAAGTGCTATGGTGGGTTGTACTTATTTTGATTTGGGTGTTTGAGTGAAAATGAGGAAAGCACTCTCTCATCTTGTTACGTACGGCCATACTTTACATGAAATTCACGCAAGGAATAAAAATGAATTGTCAAAATGATAaggatttcaaattttgaaaaatttttgGGTTGATATTTATGGTTATGATATAGACGTAAAGATTTTAAGATTGCGTGGCTACACGAAAAGAGATTCTAAAAGTGTCATAGCTAG from Salvia splendens isolate huo1 chromosome 15, SspV2, whole genome shotgun sequence encodes the following:
- the LOC121767351 gene encoding protein PHLOEM PROTEIN 2-LIKE A9-like, with translation MASNSSPHHSGNSSLKFPKDVKTMIIPPKALNIVWGNDNRYWTVPEKEGLPALAELHQVSWLEVTGVVDDTNPNKNCEVGFRVSLNPDAFGWGKYPIYMMIKKGTKISWTKINITPNQKGEFEIKGRWMKADQQTQNNVNSSDRKVFFGLYEVWSGKWKGGLKIHSAYVKELP
- the LOC121768037 gene encoding protein PHLOEM PROTEIN 2-LIKE A9-like, which gives rise to MASNTTPHHSGNSSLKFTKGAQGMKIYPRNFNIVWGNDTRYWNVPKNTDLAAELCQVSWLEVTGGVVGTKAAKSYEVGFSVSLNPDAFGWGKYPIYIMIKRGNEEKATWTKIMINPNQKGQFEIKGRLVIGSDHQIEGSDDGKLSFGLYEVWSGKWKGGLKIHHAYVKEC